The Maridesulfovibrio sp. genomic sequence ATCATGGAACTCTCGGGGCCAGAACCATTCTGAAACACAAACTTCTTAGCCACCTGCCTCGCAAACAGCGTAACACCGTCCTAGGCGCAATAGCTTTGCACAACCGCAACACCCTGCCCGAATTTATTTCCGACGATCTCCGAATATGTACCGAAATTGTCCGGGATTCCGATAAAATCGACATAATCAAAGTACTAATCCCGCACATGCAAAATGTCAGACCTGAAAACAAAGCGACACTCATGGGACTGCCTGAGAGAACCGGACAGGTAACCGAATCCGTGCTGCAGGAAATTCAACAAAAAAAACAGGTCTCATATCTAAACATGAGCTGCCTCAATGATTTTCGCCTGCTCCTCTTAAGTTGGGCCTACGCCCTTAATTATAAGTGGTCACGCAGGGAAATGCTTAAACGCGGATACGTGGAAAAGCTGATGGCCCAGCTTCCTCACACAAGTCAAATACAATCTCTTCACGCAGCGATAATGGAACAGCTTAACTCTTGATAGATTTTGTGGAATAATAGACCTCACCCTTTCTTGTCATTTGTAGATTAAATCTTACTTTTCGAAGTAGACCTTTAAACATAACTATTCACTAACGGACAGCTGCCAATGACCGAAACCAATTACGACATCATCATTCTGGGAGCAGGCCCTGCAGGATTGCAAGCTGCTATTCATTCAGCGAGAAAAGGACTTAAAGTTCTCATCCTCGGCAAAAATGACAAGAGCAGTCTCTGGTGGGCGCATATTGAGAACTTCTGCTGCACACTTGAAATTTCCGGAGAACAGATCCTGAAAACAGGACAGCAACAAGCTGAAAACTTCGGAGCTGTGTTTTTTAATGAAGACGTCCTGAAAATCAGGACGCCGGACCTTATGGACCTTGGTGGAGGCGGATTCACTGTGACCACAGAGACCAAGGAGTTCAAAACTAAAGCCATCATTATCTGCACCGGGACAACCCGTAACAAACTCGGTGTTCCCGGAGAGAAGGACCTTTTTGGAAAAGGTGTAAGCTATTGCGTTGAATGCGACGGCAACTTTTTCAGGGGCGAGGATGTTGCCATTGTCGGTGGAGAAAGTGCTGCTGCCGGCGGTGCTCTCCATCTGGCCCATCTCGCTTCCAAAGTGCATCTGGTTTCCAAGGAATTCAATTTCGCCCCAGAACTGATGGAAAAGCTCAAAGCCGAAAACATCATAATACATGAAGGCGTTGAGGTAGACCAAATCACCGGGGGAAGCGGAGTCGACGGACTCATTTTCAAAGATGGGGAAAAACTAGATGTAACCGGTGTGTTCATCGAGCTGGGCGCAAAGGGTGTTATGTCCCTTGCTGCAGAGCTTGGCATCCAGTTGGATGAATCCATGAAATTTATTGAAACAGACAAACAGCAGCGCACAAACGTACCCGGAATATTTGCCGCCGGAGATATCTGCGGTCCGCCGCTCCAGATGGCTAAAGCTGTAGGAGAAGGTTGTGTGGCAGGATTAAGCGCCGCCAAATATGTCCGTAAAACATAAAGCATAAAACCGGGCTGTCCTTTTGGTCAGCCCGGTTTTTTTCTAGCGACTTGAATAAATATAGTTGGGATATAAGACCGCTTTCCCGGTAAATTCACCTGAAACATCTTCCGGCAAAACCCCGATAGTGGCGATAATGTTATAGCCGGTCCTCTGCAATCCTTTACGTACTTCTTCGCTGAAATTTGAATTTTCAGGATAGGTCGAAGGCCTCATAAATATTTTCTGCCATCCGGAAAAACCTGCTTTGGATAGATTTTCCATAACCGGAATCCTGAATCCCTCTGACCGGTATGAAACCAAAAAGACAGGCACATTGCGTTGCAGCAAGAAGTCGAACAAGGCAAGTGACGGTTTAACGGCCGGAAGAGAACTTAATATGACATGGGATTCCAGATTACTTGCAGCGGCCTGATTTTCCGAGAACCCTTGCTCTCTACGCGCTTCATAAGTGGAGAGCAGCACATCTTCCACCACCATAACAACTGCAGGATACTTAACATGGTCTTTAACAGCCTTATCCACAACATCAGAAACGGATTCAGCCTGCAGAGAAACATCCCTGTCGAATTTTCCGCCCTCATGGTAGGCAACAATCCGTTCACGAGCCTCAGGCAGTGAAACCATCGCATCAGGTATTTTCATACTCCGATCCTTGGATGCAACACATCCACTGCAACAGAGCAAAACCAGGAACAAACAAATCAACCGTAATTTCAACAAAAATTCCTCCGCCAGAAAATTAAGGTTACGGCATTTTAGCACACCGTAACCTTATCCGGCAAGTGTATCATACTGAACTAGTTGTTTTTCCTGATAAAAACAAATGCCCCAGCCAAAGCGGTAAAAGGAGCCACAGTAACCAGCCCGAAACTGCCTACCAATGTCTTTAAAATTTCAGCTGATACGTAAACAAAATTAAAAGTATTCATTAGTGGAACACCCTGCGCCATAAAGGCCATGAGCAAAGTGATAAAACCTCCTGAATAAGCGAGCAGCAACGTGGTGGTCATGGTGCCCACAACCGCCCTGCCGACCCGGATTCCCGAACCAAGAGCCTGCATATGGGTTATCTCCGGGTTGGCCCGCACAACCTCATCCATGCTGGCAGCTACATCCATGGCAAGGTCCATAACCGCCCCAGAGCAGGCCAGAAATACAGCGGCAATATAGATACGGGTCAGGTCCAGATGACCGAAGCCGGAATAGAGCAAGGTCTCGGCAAAAGGCATTACCGCACCATGCAGGTGCAGCTTTCCGGTAAAATAAATCGCAAGCAAACAGCTTGTAAGTACTCCCAGAAAGGCCCCTGAAAAGGCCACCACACCCTTCCTATTCAATCCGGCAACCATAAAAATGATTACAGCACACAACCCGGCCACTACGGCCATGGTGATCCAGACAGGATCGACTCCCTCAAGCAATGCCGGAACAAGCAACTTCCAAAGAACCAACGCAGTAAACACAAATGAAAAAAGAGCCTTGGCCCCGGTCCAGCCCCCGAAAACAATCAATAAAAAAGAAAAGAGCCCCAGTATTGTCAGCTCAAGATCAATGCGGTAGTGATCCTGCGGTACGGCAAACATGGGCTTCCCTTGCTCATCATAGGTGATCACGGCAAGCGCCTCATCGCCGGAAACGAAAAGCTTGTCCTTATCCATCTGACCAAGAAGCTCATTGGTCCCTGTGAATATCTTGCCTTTAAATTTTCCATCCAGCACTTTCATGGTTACAGACTGCGGGCCTGTTTTTACTATACCGAACTGATCAATATCTGAATTATCGACTGAAAGGACCTCGGCCCGGCAGCGTTCGGCATTATCGGCAACACGCTGATCAAATTCAGTGGGAATGAAATACAATATAGCGGTCAGCACGGCAAAGACAGCGACAAGAATAAACTCTCTGTTTTTAAGTAGTCCGGACATATTCTCTGGGGTTAAAATTTATCAGATAAGTAAAGGCGGGGTTCCGAAAGAAACCCCGCCCGAAACAGTTAAAGTACGCTTAATATGCTATTTTGCAGCAAATGCGGCGTTATTAATACTTGCGTGAACTTTAGGGGTCATACCCATGATGGACATGATTTTGTATGCGATATCAACGTTATCGTAGTAACCGTTGAAGGAGGAAGAACCGACACCCATTGCGGAAGTAGCAACGGGAACACCGGTGTGTTTATAGGAAGTCCAACCGAGACCGGCATTGTTGTTCAGCACATGGGTAATGGTCACAGTCAAAGGATCATAACCGCCGTAAAGGTTGTAAAGTTCAGGACTCTTGAACTCGTTCTCGCCCTTCATGGTACGATCATAAGCATCCTTGAGCATGGCAAGCTGATACCCCTTTACAACAAGAGGATTCTTCTTGGCGTCACCTTCGAATTCAAGACCGAAGTAATGGGTAATGGTGGGTTCGAAATCTTCGAAGCTTGCTTTGCCTTTGTGCTCTTCCTTCCAGAGTTTAACAATCTGGTCAGAGAACTGCTGAAATGAGATGGTCTGGGGTTTCAGCGCATCGTAGTAGGAGCCGTACTTGGTTCCGGCAAAACCGAGGGTCAGACCGCCGCACTCGTGGTCACCGGTAACAACAATTAAGGTTTCCTTGGGATGTTTTTTTGCGAAATCAACAGCCTTGGCAATAGAGTCATCAAAAGCTATTGTGTTCTTGATAAAAGCAGCCGCATCGTTGGCATGGCAGGCCCAGTCAATCTTGCCGCCTTCAACCATGAGAAAAAAACCCTCAGGGTTGTCGAGCATTTCAATAGCCTTAGCGGTGAATTCAGGGAGGGTGATATCCTGAGGGCGCATATCCATGGCGTAAGGCATGGCTTTGGCATCCTGCAACCATGAGTTCCAGGAAATGACTTTGCCGTCAGCAGGTTTGAGAGCCATGAATTCTTCTTTGTCAGTAACTACTTTGTAGCCGGCTTTCTTGATCAGATCGAGAGCATTACCCTTGTAATTCTGAGAATTCTTTTTCTTGTTGGCAACATCCTTGAGACCTCCGCCTCCGAAGAAATCGAAATTGCTTTCGGAGAGAGCCACGTCAATGTCGTAGTACTGGCCACGGGTGGGAACGTGTGCGTAAAATGCGGCGGGAGTGGCGTGATCAATAGATACGCTGGAAACGATACCTACTTTTTTTCCGTCAGCTTTAGCCATTTCAGCAACAGACTTTACATGCTTCTGGTTAGGAGCCATGCCAAGCATGCCGATGTTGGTTTTCTGTCCGCTGGCAAGGGCAGTAGCGGAAGCTGCTGAACCGGTAATGAATCTGTCGGCAGCGTAAGTGGTGGTCATTCCCTGTGCGGGGAAGGTGTTCATGAGGAGCTGTTCACCGGTAAAAGCTTCGGTTGCGCCTTTCTGCGGCATTCCCATACCGTCACCAATGAAGAGGAAAACGTACTTGGCTGGCTGGCCTTTGTATACGCGGACCTTTTTGGCCTTGGCATAAGCAGGCACTGCTGCCATAATTACGGCACAGACCATAAGGGCAGTCAATACTTTGAATTTGTTGGAAAATCTCATCACTTTCTCCTGATTTTTTTATTTACAAAACGGGAATAACGTTCCCATTTCAGATGGGATTATTATCAGGGCAATGTGTCTACCATGTCACAAAAGGAAGAAATTTATGAAAACCCAACCACTGGGAAAATTTCAGTGAAATATTAATTTTAAATTATTTTCAAGCTTCACTAATTCATTAAAAACTTATTTTTCGTTGATACATCTGCTATCATATTAACGAAATACAACATAACCACTTTAGACACGCATACTTTAAAGCTGGACAAATACCTCCGGCTTGGGTATACAATAGACAGTTAATATTGTTTAATAAAACAAGGACTCATCCGGTGCGTAAAAATTTTTTCCCCATTACTTTAATACTTGCCATTCTTTTCGGGCTGTCTGTTGCCGGATATATATCACCGGAGAAAAAAGAAAAAATACCGGTCAGAATTTTATTTAAAAACAGCGGCGGCAAAGTAATTTTCACCCACATACGTCACCACCGGGATTATGAAATACCCTGTGACAGGTGCCACCACGAACGTGAAACCAGCGATCAGGATCCGTTGCCCTGCAGTTCCTGCCACCCTGAATCCTTTAACAAAGACTATGTACGCGAACATATCCGCTCGTTCCCGGACACAAGTTATTGTAATAAATGCCACCATGCAGAATTGGGCAAGCTCAATTTCGATCACAAAGCCCACGAAGAATATGCGGATGAAGATTGTCAGACCTGTCACCATGACACTAATATTGAGGACAAACCTCAAAAGTGCGGCAACTGTCACACCAATGCAGGAACCTCAAAAATTCCCAGTGTTCGGAATGCAGCCCATGACCGCTGCATTAACTGTCACGATGAAATGTTCGATGAAGGGCTCAAAGGATGTACTCCATGTCACAAAATGCAGAACATGAAGAATTATTCCGGCGATTACACGGCCTGCGGTCAATGCCATCAGGAAAACGATAAAGACCTGGTACTGAACCGGGCCAGCGCCTTCCATGATCAATGCATGGACTGCCACAAGGAAATGAAACGCGGCCCCTACAAAGACAATGAATGCAGCAGATGCCACTTAAAATAAAATGGGAAGCCCGAATATGAATTCTCTTTTTTCACTAACTCCTTCCGAACGCGGCCCCATAATAAACACATGGGAACAAAAACTAGGCACCCCGCTGGAAGTATGCCTTGAAATCAGCGGCCTTGCCCCGCTTGTTCAGATTAACGACCAAATCTCCAAAGCCCAGCCCGTAGCCTCTGATCCGGCAGGCATAAAACCGGATAAGCACAGTTCGGTATCCGGGACAGTGATTGATGTAAAAAAGGATTTCATTACCATCAGAGAAGAAGGGACCAGAGTAGCCCCTCCTGCAGATTTTTCCGCAACCGATCCTGCTTCCATGCTGGAATCACTCCGCCGAAACGGCATAGACATCAGAGGATTCAAACATGGTTTTACCCTGATAATAAATGCCGTTCCCCATGAAAAAGGCATGGACGGACACCGCTTCCTGATTGAAGAATTTCCCGAAATTATGGTTACGGGACTTAACTACCTGAAAAAAGCCCTTTCACCCAAAGCCTGTGCTCTGGCAGTTCCTGAAGGGATGAATTGGAGCATTCCCGGCTGTACCGTACATGAAATCATTCCCGTATACCCGAACAGTCTCCCCGAACTGATAACCAAAGCGGTAACCGGACAGGAAATACCTCCGGAAGTCTGCGTAATTGACGCCACAACCCTGTATCGCATCGGACGCACCGTACATGGATGCCAGCCGGTAACTCTGGCAATAGTTAAAATAGGCAGCACACTTTTTCTCACTCCGGTAGGGATTCAGGTGGGAACTCTTTTGAAATTGGCCGGGTTCCGTCCTGCTGAACATGACCGGATAATTCTGGGTGGACCGCTGACCGGAAAAGCCGTCTACAGCCTTAAACACGGAATATCTCCGAAGACACAAGCCATAACAATTCTCAGGGCAAAAAACGAACCAACAGTCAAAGACAACCCCTGCGTGGGATGCGGTGAGTGTGTGATACACTGTCCGGCAAGGCTGATGCCGAACATGATCTCCCGGCATGCAGAATTCGGTCTTTATGAAAACACTCAAACCTACAACATTGCATCATGCTTCGAATGCGGACTGTGCGGGTACTGGTGTAAAGCCCAGCGTCCCATTCTGCAGTATATCCGCCTTGCAAAAACGGAACTGGCCGCCAAGCCGATAATTAAAGATCTAAGGGAGCAGCAATGAAACCACTGTCCGGGTCACCCGTGCTGACCGTATCCTTTTCTCCCCACGCCAATTGCGGACGAACTTTCAAACATGACGCGCAGGAAACAATTTTAGCCCTGCTTCCGGCTGCGGCTTTTGCAGTGTATCATTATCATATGCTGGCAGTGCGGGTGCTGGCGCTATCATCCTTCACAGCAGTCATCACTGAAACCGTATGCCTGTATTTAATGAAAAGGGAAATTGAGGCTGACAACTACACTGCGCTGCTTTACGGATTGCTACTCGGCCTGCTTCTGCCTCCGGCGGCACCGTGGTGGATGGTTGCAACAGGCAGCTTTATTTCAATTTTCCTGGGCCGTATGATTTTCGGAGGATTGGGTGCAAACCCGCTCTGTGTTCCGCTTGTAGGTTGGGCCATACTAACCGTATCGTGGCCTGACCTGATGAATTTTGACATAATCATGCTTGCTTCAGAACTGACATACCCCTTAAGTCAGCTGAAGGGTTTCGGTCCGGAGATGCTTGACGAGCACACCATAAGATCATTGCTGCTCGGCTTCCAGCTCGGTGGAACCGGAGCGGCACAGACCGGAGCTGTCCTGCTGGGCGGAATCTACATTCTGGCCCGCAGAATCGTAAGGCCCGACATTCCACTGGCCTTTATCGGCGGAGTGGCTGTGACTGCCGCAATCTTCTTTTTCATTGATCCGTTGGAATATGCTTCCCCGGAATACCACCTGCTCTGCGGTTCAACATTATTCGGAGCTTTTTTTCTGGCTACAGACGGGCCTTCTTCACCGGCCGGTCATATTCCTATGCTCATATACGGATTCATCACAGGGGTACTGGTCGTCATAATCCGGGTCTACGGAATGTATCCGGACGGTGTGCCATTTGCCATTCTCCTTGCCAACCTTATGACTCCGCTCATCGACAAAATACGCCCCGCACCATTCGGCGGCATAACCAACATCCATTTGCGGAGGCGGTCATGAAAGAAGGAGTGAAAATGATCGCCGTACTGACCCTGATATGCGGCATGTTCAGCGTAACCCTTGCCAGCCTGAGACAGGCTACGGAAGCCCGCATTGAAGAACAGGTGCTGACCTATGTGCAGGGACCGGCAATTGAACACGTCCTCAGCGGTTATGACAATTCTCCGGTAAAAGACCGTAAGAAATTTACCCTTCACGGCACGGAAAAACAGGTTATAATTTTCCCTGCAATGAAAAACGGTAAGATATTTGGTGTAGCCCTTGAAACTTTTGCTAAAGGTTACGGCGGAGATGTAGGTGTTATGGTAGGCTTTGATATGGACGGAGATAAGCTGTCCGGCATCGGCATAACCACCATGAAAGAAACTCCCGGTGTCGGCTCGAAAGTTGCCGGGCACGGTTTTACCACCCAATTCAAAGGGCATCCGGCCTCTGTGGAATTAAATTCCAAGGGTGGTGATATCGATGGGGTTGCCGGAGCCACAATTTCCTCCACAGCCTCGGTTGAAGCAGTGAAGCAGGCTATTGCCATCTATAAAAAACTAAGGCCGCAGATTGCACAGGCATGGAGCAACGGTTCATAACAGGGGGCATCACATGAATAGACTATGGAAAGAATTTTCGAAAGGACTATGGAAAGACCTGCCCCCTTTCAAGGTTGTGCTCGGACTCTGCCCGGTGCTGGCTGTTACCAAGACAGCTGATAACGGATTAGGAATGGGCATGGCGGTTATCTTTGTGCTGACCATGTCCAACATTCTTGTTTCCATTTTCCGTAAGATTATTCCGTCCAAAGTCAGGATTGCCTGTTTCATCGTCATTGCTGCTTCACTGGTCGTAGCGGTAGAATTGCTCATGCAGGCTTTTGCATACCCCCTCTACCAGCAGTTAGGCATCTTTGTTCCGCTCATTGTGGTTAACTGCATAATCCTCGGCAGAGCAGAGGCTTTCGCATCCAAAAACCCTATTCTGCTTGCAGCGGCAGACGGACTGGGCATGGGTATGGGATTCACGATGTCCCTGACTTTGCTCGGCGGACTGAGAGAAATTCTAGGCTATGGGACTCTTT encodes the following:
- a CDS encoding HD domain-containing protein; protein product: MEHNIKIFTDFATPYLQKAGENEKADMQLKFDHSLDVFENSCNICRSLSLPAELDETARIAALFHDTGRFPQYLKYKTFRDVDSCNHGTLGARTILKHKLLSHLPRKQRNTVLGAIALHNRNTLPEFISDDLRICTEIVRDSDKIDIIKVLIPHMQNVRPENKATLMGLPERTGQVTESVLQEIQQKKQVSYLNMSCLNDFRLLLLSWAYALNYKWSRREMLKRGYVEKLMAQLPHTSQIQSLHAAIMEQLNS
- a CDS encoding NAD(P)/FAD-dependent oxidoreductase, which produces MTETNYDIIILGAGPAGLQAAIHSARKGLKVLILGKNDKSSLWWAHIENFCCTLEISGEQILKTGQQQAENFGAVFFNEDVLKIRTPDLMDLGGGGFTVTTETKEFKTKAIIICTGTTRNKLGVPGEKDLFGKGVSYCVECDGNFFRGEDVAIVGGESAAAGGALHLAHLASKVHLVSKEFNFAPELMEKLKAENIIIHEGVEVDQITGGSGVDGLIFKDGEKLDVTGVFIELGAKGVMSLAAELGIQLDESMKFIETDKQQRTNVPGIFAAGDICGPPLQMAKAVGEGCVAGLSAAKYVRKT
- a CDS encoding HAD family acid phosphatase; this translates as MKIPDAMVSLPEARERIVAYHEGGKFDRDVSLQAESVSDVVDKAVKDHVKYPAVVMVVEDVLLSTYEARREQGFSENQAAASNLESHVILSSLPAVKPSLALFDFLLQRNVPVFLVSYRSEGFRIPVMENLSKAGFSGWQKIFMRPSTYPENSNFSEEVRKGLQRTGYNIIATIGVLPEDVSGEFTGKAVLYPNYIYSSR
- a CDS encoding YibE/F family protein is translated as MSGLLKNREFILVAVFAVLTAILYFIPTEFDQRVADNAERCRAEVLSVDNSDIDQFGIVKTGPQSVTMKVLDGKFKGKIFTGTNELLGQMDKDKLFVSGDEALAVITYDEQGKPMFAVPQDHYRIDLELTILGLFSFLLIVFGGWTGAKALFSFVFTALVLWKLLVPALLEGVDPVWITMAVVAGLCAVIIFMVAGLNRKGVVAFSGAFLGVLTSCLLAIYFTGKLHLHGAVMPFAETLLYSGFGHLDLTRIYIAAVFLACSGAVMDLAMDVAASMDEVVRANPEITHMQALGSGIRVGRAVVGTMTTTLLLAYSGGFITLLMAFMAQGVPLMNTFNFVYVSAEILKTLVGSFGLVTVAPFTALAGAFVFIRKNN
- a CDS encoding alkaline phosphatase — translated: MRFSNKFKVLTALMVCAVIMAAVPAYAKAKKVRVYKGQPAKYVFLFIGDGMGMPQKGATEAFTGEQLLMNTFPAQGMTTTYAADRFITGSAASATALASGQKTNIGMLGMAPNQKHVKSVAEMAKADGKKVGIVSSVSIDHATPAAFYAHVPTRGQYYDIDVALSESNFDFFGGGGLKDVANKKKNSQNYKGNALDLIKKAGYKVVTDKEEFMALKPADGKVISWNSWLQDAKAMPYAMDMRPQDITLPEFTAKAIEMLDNPEGFFLMVEGGKIDWACHANDAAAFIKNTIAFDDSIAKAVDFAKKHPKETLIVVTGDHECGGLTLGFAGTKYGSYYDALKPQTISFQQFSDQIVKLWKEEHKGKASFEDFEPTITHYFGLEFEGDAKKNPLVVKGYQLAMLKDAYDRTMKGENEFKSPELYNLYGGYDPLTVTITHVLNNNAGLGWTSYKHTGVPVATSAMGVGSSSFNGYYDNVDIAYKIMSIMGMTPKVHASINNAAFAAK
- a CDS encoding cytochrome c3 family protein, with protein sequence MRKNFFPITLILAILFGLSVAGYISPEKKEKIPVRILFKNSGGKVIFTHIRHHRDYEIPCDRCHHERETSDQDPLPCSSCHPESFNKDYVREHIRSFPDTSYCNKCHHAELGKLNFDHKAHEEYADEDCQTCHHDTNIEDKPQKCGNCHTNAGTSKIPSVRNAAHDRCINCHDEMFDEGLKGCTPCHKMQNMKNYSGDYTACGQCHQENDKDLVLNRASAFHDQCMDCHKEMKRGPYKDNECSRCHLK
- a CDS encoding 4Fe-4S dicluster domain-containing protein, which codes for MNSLFSLTPSERGPIINTWEQKLGTPLEVCLEISGLAPLVQINDQISKAQPVASDPAGIKPDKHSSVSGTVIDVKKDFITIREEGTRVAPPADFSATDPASMLESLRRNGIDIRGFKHGFTLIINAVPHEKGMDGHRFLIEEFPEIMVTGLNYLKKALSPKACALAVPEGMNWSIPGCTVHEIIPVYPNSLPELITKAVTGQEIPPEVCVIDATTLYRIGRTVHGCQPVTLAIVKIGSTLFLTPVGIQVGTLLKLAGFRPAEHDRIILGGPLTGKAVYSLKHGISPKTQAITILRAKNEPTVKDNPCVGCGECVIHCPARLMPNMISRHAEFGLYENTQTYNIASCFECGLCGYWCKAQRPILQYIRLAKTELAAKPIIKDLREQQ
- a CDS encoding RnfABCDGE type electron transport complex subunit D, with protein sequence MKPLSGSPVLTVSFSPHANCGRTFKHDAQETILALLPAAAFAVYHYHMLAVRVLALSSFTAVITETVCLYLMKREIEADNYTALLYGLLLGLLLPPAAPWWMVATGSFISIFLGRMIFGGLGANPLCVPLVGWAILTVSWPDLMNFDIIMLASELTYPLSQLKGFGPEMLDEHTIRSLLLGFQLGGTGAAQTGAVLLGGIYILARRIVRPDIPLAFIGGVAVTAAIFFFIDPLEYASPEYHLLCGSTLFGAFFLATDGPSSPAGHIPMLIYGFITGVLVVIIRVYGMYPDGVPFAILLANLMTPLIDKIRPAPFGGITNIHLRRRS
- the rnfG gene encoding RnfABCDGE type electron transport complex subunit G, coding for MKEGVKMIAVLTLICGMFSVTLASLRQATEARIEEQVLTYVQGPAIEHVLSGYDNSPVKDRKKFTLHGTEKQVIIFPAMKNGKIFGVALETFAKGYGGDVGVMVGFDMDGDKLSGIGITTMKETPGVGSKVAGHGFTTQFKGHPASVELNSKGGDIDGVAGATISSTASVEAVKQAIAIYKKLRPQIAQAWSNGS
- a CDS encoding electron transport complex subunit E, with translation MNRLWKEFSKGLWKDLPPFKVVLGLCPVLAVTKTADNGLGMGMAVIFVLTMSNILVSIFRKIIPSKVRIACFIVIAASLVVAVELLMQAFAYPLYQQLGIFVPLIVVNCIILGRAEAFASKNPILLAAADGLGMGMGFTMSLTLLGGLREILGYGTLFGSQVMAASYKPFAFMVEAPGAFVCLGLLLSAMNIFTSWHARRKGQAVLDNPAHECRTCGICSR